In Halichondria panicea chromosome 5, odHalPani1.1, whole genome shotgun sequence, the genomic stretch GCAGTTGTCTGATAGTATTGAAGAATGTGGGACTTTTCTTCGTAAAACTTGATTTAATTTCATTAACTTCCTGTTGTACTTTTCGATACTTTGGTCCTCGCAAGTACTTCAAAACAGCCGTAGCTTCTTTTTCGTTCTTCGATTTCAAAAGTAGCCATCTTGGTGTCTCGGGTATCCAAATGCCCAGTATAACAAACAATGTTACAATTCCTACGATCACAAGGGCCAAATGGTAATAGTGTGTGTTTGGAATAGCTCCCAGCGCCAAAATTAATAGAATTCCAAGAGAAATGGTCACTTCAGTCATACTAGCAAACACTCCTCTGGATCTTGACGGAGAAATTTCACCGATGTAAACCTACAATCATGTATTGAACACAAAAAGTTCGCGTATGGTATTTAGCAGACTATAGTGCTATCTTTTATTTTACCCCCATTATTGCGAAGGTCCATCCCATTCCCACACCAGTCAGAAATCGGCCCACCATCAAGACCACCTTGAAAATTATGCCATTCTCAGCGAGCACAGCACAGAGGATAATGAAGTAACCACTGAGATAAGGCACTGACGTCAGAATGATGGTGGTTTTACGACCTAACTTGTCTGCAAACCACCCGGCAATTAATCCACCAAAGAGACCACCCACTGGAGCAGCTGCCTATATAAATTAAGGGAGTCGCACGTTCATGCAATTGTACATCACTTGCTAAGGAGCTGTAACAAAAGTTACAGGCATGGATGAAACTTATGCTTCCTCACCCCAAAGATATCAGCCAGCTGAGTGTCAAATCTGAACTGAGGATCGTCCAATTGTAGCAGCTCCACCAGCACTGGCGATGGGAAGGCAAGCGTGACTCCAGCGAGCAGAGAGAGCAGACACACAGTCAAAACAGAGTAGACCATCGTCCATAGTCTAATGGGGACCTTGCTGTCTGTACTGGAGACAGTCTCCTCCAGTGTAAATTCCTCTTTTAGTAGTTCGTCCATGCCCTGCATCATTATGATTACATTTGTATGAAAGGCTCTCAATAAC encodes the following:
- the LOC135336499 gene encoding facilitated trehalose transporter Tret1-2 homolog, producing the protein MDELLKEEFTLEETVSSTDSKVPIRLWTMVYSVLTVCLLSLLAGVTLAFPSPVLVELLQLDDPQFRFDTQLADIFGAAAPVGGLFGGLIAGWFADKLGRKTTIILTSVPYLSGYFIILCAVLAENGIIFKVVLMVGRFLTGVGMGWTFAIMGVYIGEISPSRSRGVFASMTEVTISLGILLILALGAIPNTHYYHLALVIVGIVTLFVILGIWIPETPRWLLLKSKNEKEATAVLKYLRGPKYRKVQQEVNEIKSSFTKKSPTFFNTIRQLLCNRNMLIPFLLVLYILIYQQACGKGPLTNFIGPIFSDIGVPSPNLTAAFSLGGVSLLVTIIGVIAIDFVGRKLLLALSSSGMFLASSMMSVQFYLTQPSYCNNSTVLETADLVVDCNPHLYPLAIAGVILFSLSFSIGVGPVPWVIVSEYIPFNVRSMAAGIMSAISWGMAAISSGTFLNLSEAIGAWGIWLLLASYHALSFLIIVLFFIETKGKKLEEVQEMFAARFQCQTCSKKH